The Tautonia plasticadhaerens nucleotide sequence GAGACCCAGGAGCAGCTCTTCCGCCTCCGGTTGCAGAGCTCCACCGAGCGCCTGGAGGCCCCCAGCGAGATGCTCAAGGCCAAGCGCGAGATCGCCCGGATCAAGACCATCCAGCGGCAGCGCGAGCTCCGGGCGGAGGCGCAGGCCGCCGGCTCCTGAGCGCCCCGATCGACCGTCCCGGACCCACTCATCCCCGACCTCCGTAGAAGCAAGTAATCGACGATGAGCCAGCCGACGCCGACCAACCCGGCCGAGACCTCGCCCACGCCGCGGCCCCGAGGCCGTCGCAAGGTCGAGATCGGGACGGTCACCTCCGACAAGATGGACAAGACCCGACGGGTCGAGGTCTCCCGCCTCGTCCCGCATCCGAAGTACGGCAAGTACCAGAAGCGCCGGACGATCTGCTACGTCCACGACGAGCAGAACGATACCCGGGTCGGCGACCTGGTCGAGATCATGGAGAGCCGGCCGCTCTCGAAGCAGAAGCGTTGGCGGCTGGTCCGGATCCTCCGCAAGGCCCCCGCCCACGAGGAGGCCGACGCCCGGGCCGCCGCCGGGGCCCAGGAGCCGCCGGCCCCGGGCCCGGCCGCCGAATGACAGGGGGCCTCCCGGCCCGGCAATGGCCCCCCGACGACGCTCGATTCGTGAAATGAACCATCGCTCATCCTTCGGAGATTCGTTGGCCGCCGGCGATCGCTGGGGACCGCGGCCGCGACCGTGACTGGGGTTCTCGACGATGATCCAGATGCAGACCCGGCTCGATGTGGCCGACAACTCCGGGGCCAAGGAAGTCATGTGCTTCAAGGTCCTCGGCGGCAGCGCCTCCCGCTACAAGAGGCGGACCGCCGGCGTGGGAGACGTGTTCATCGGCAGCGTGAAGAAGGCCGCCCCCGGCGCCGACGTGAAGGCCGGCGAGGTGGTCCGCTGCGTCGTCGTCCGCACCCGCTTCAAGACCCGACGCGCCGACGGCTCCTACGTCCGCTTCGACAAGAACGCCTGCGTGCTGATCTCCAAGGAGAACGAGCCCCGCGGCACCCGGATCTTCGGCGCCATCGCCCGGGAGCTGCGCGAGAAGCAGTTCATGAAGATCATCAGCCTGGCGTCCGAGGTGGTCTGACCCCCCGACCCGAACCGACCCCGAACCGACCGGCCGACGACCTCGGCCCCATCCGCAGGCACGGCCCATCGCGGCCGGAGAGAGACTCATGAAGGTCCGCAGCAACGACGAGGTCGTCGTCATCACCGGAGACGACAAGGGCACCCGGGCCAAGGTGCTCAAGGTCCTGCCCGAGCGGGGCAAGGTCGTCGTCGAGGGGGTCAACCTCGTCTACAAGCACGTCAAGCCCAATCAGCGCAACCCCCAGGGCGGCCGCCTCTCCAAGGAGATGCCGGTCGACGTCTCCAACGTCATGCTCTTCTGCCCGACCTGCAATGGCCCGGCCCGGGTCGGCCGCCGCATCCTCGACAACGGCCAGAAGGAGCGGCACTGCAAGCGTTGCGACTCCGGCCTCGGCACCCTCGGCCCCCCCAAGCCCACCCGGGCGAAGACGCAGGGCTGATCGGATCGGCCCGCCCCGCCGTCGACGAGGGCAGGCCCCGGGCCCTGCCCGCCTCCCATCGGACGTCCGACCCACCCCACCGCCCCCGCCGGCATACGGGCACCGCCACCCGGGCCCGCGCCGTCGGCCAGAGGACCGCCAGACATGGCCCGCCTGTTCGAAGAATACCAGAAGACCATCGGCCCCGAGCTCGCCAAGAAGTACGGGATCACCAACGTCATGGCGGTGCCCAAGATCGAGAAGGTCGTCCTGAACATGGGCGTCGGTCGCGCCACGCAGGACAAGACGATCCTCGACACCGCCGTCGACACCATGGGGCGCGTCGCCGGCCAGAAGCCGGTGATCACCAAGGCCAAGACCTCGATCGCCGGCTTCCGCCTCCGCGAGGGGAACGAGATCGGCTGCAAGGTCACCCTCCGCGGCATGAAGATGTATGAGTTCCTCGACCGGCTGATCAACCTGGTGCTGCCCCGCATCCGCGACTTCCGGGGGGTCAACCCCAACAGCTTCGACGGCAACGGCAACTACACCCTCGGCCTGTCCGAGCAGGTGGTCTTCCCCGAGATCGAGGCCGACAAGATCACTCACACGCTGGGGATGGACATCACCATCGTCACCACCACCCGCAACGACGACCAGGCCCGCGAACTGCTCCGGGCCTTCGGCATGCCCTACCGCAAGCCCGGCTCGCAGCGGGCCGGCTGAGTCGACCCGACCCCGGTCCCTCGCCCGATTTCCCCGATAGATCGTTCAAGACCCCCGCCTCGCCGACCGCTCGGCCGCCCGAGACCCCCCCCGGCGGATCGACCGCGTTACCCGAGGCGGCAGAAAGGCCGACCCCGCCATGATGACCGACCCGATCGCCGACATGCTGACCCGGATCCGCAACGCCGTGCGGATCGAGAAGCCGTTCGTCGACATGCCGCACTCCAACGAGAAGCGCGGCATCGCCCAGGCCCTCAAGGAGGAGGGGTACATCTGGGACTTCGAGGAGATCGACACCGTCCCGGCCCGCACCCTCCGCTTGAACCTGAAGTACGGCCCCAACGGCGAAAAGGTCATCTCGAAGATCGACCGCGTCAGCAAGCCCGGGCGCCGCATCTACAGCGGCTACCGGGAGCTGAAGCCGGTGCAGGGCGGCATGGGCATCCACGTCCTCAGCACCCCCAAGGGCATCGTCAGCGACCGCCGAGCCCGGGCCGAGAAGGTCGGCGGCGAGGTGCTGGCCCTGGTCTACTGAGACCGGCCGGACCCGCCGAGCCGAGCTACCCCACCCGACCACCGCCTTGCCCGGAGCCCAGTCCCATGTCCCGAATCGGTCGCCTGCCGATCCCCGTGCCCGACGCCGTGAAGATCTCCCTGGCCGACACCACCATCAAGGTCGAGGGGCCCAAGGGCTCGCTCTCCTTCACCTTCCGCGAGGAGATGCGGGTCCGCCACGACGCCGACGCCAAGCAGATCCTCGTCGAGCGGCCCGACGACGAGCGCACCAGCAAGGCCCTCCACGGCCTGACCCGAACCCTGATCAACAACATGATCAAGGGCGTCACCGAGGGCTACTCCAAGCGCCTGGAGATCGTCGGCGTCGGCTACCAGGCCCAGCTCAAGGGGCCCAACACGGTCAACCTCCAGGTCGGCTACGCCAACCAGGTGCAGGTGCAGGCGCCCGAGGGGGTGACCGTCACCGTCCCCGACGCCACCCACATCCAGGTCACCGGGGCCGACAAGCAGGCCGTCGGCGAGTTCGCCGCCCGGGTCCGCCGCGTCCGGCCGCCCGAGCCCTACAAGGGCAAGGGCATCCGCTACGAGGGCGAGCAGGTCCGCCGCAAGTCGGGCAAGGCGTTCGGCAAGTAATCGGTCGGGGTCGGCCGCACGCGGCGGGAGGCAGGCGGGGTCGACGGCGAGGGCCGTCCCCCGAGGTTGCCCGGCTGCTGTCGACCTCCGACCGCCGACTCAACAAGGGGCCGGGTGGCCGGTCGGCATCGGCTGCCCAAGGGGCCCGGAGCAGGAGAGCACGAAGGTGAAGGGCAAGAACCAACGGTTGCACGTCCAGGGGCAGCGGCTCCGCCGTCAGCGGCACGTCCGCAAGAAGCTGCACGGCTCGGCCGAGCGGCCCAGGCTGGCGATCTTCCGCAGCTCGAAGCATATTTACGCGCAGATCATCAACGACGACTCGGCGACGACCCTCGCCTCGGCCGGCACCGTCGAGCCGAGCTTCCGCCAGGAGAGCGGCTACGGCGGCAACAAGGCCGCCGCCGCGGTCGTCGGGAAGCTCGTCGCCGAGCGCGCCAAGGCCGCCGGTATTGACAAGGTCTGCTTCGACCGCCGAAGCTACAAGTATCACGGCCGCATCCAGGCCCTGGCCGACGCCGCCCGCGAGGCCGGCCTGGAATTCTGATTATCGGGAGCGAGCAGGCAGCAGGCAGTCGGCAGCAGGCAGGACAGAGGGGGCCCGGCCACCCGCCCCGGCCCCGTCCCTGTCCCGATGCGGCCCATTGTCCCGAATCGTCGACCGCAACGACCCGATCCGCCCGCCCTCCTGCTGCCTCCTGCCTACTGCCTACTTCCCCGGAGGATCATGGTGTCCAGCGACAGTCGAGATCGCGGCGAGTGGACCGAGAGCGTCGTGGCCATCCGCCGTTGCGCCGCGGTGGTCAAGGGTGGCCGCCGATTCAGCTTCAACGCCCTGGTGGTCGTCGGCAACGGCAAGGGCCAGGTGGCCTGGGGCTACGGCAAGGCAAACGAGGTCCCGCCGGCGGTGGAGAAGGGCGTCAAGGACGCCCACAAGCGGATGTGCCGGGTCCAGACCCGGCGCGGCACCATCCCGCACCAGGTGATCGGCCGCTACGGCGCCGCCAAGGTCATCATGCTCCCGGCCAGCCCCGGCACCGGCGTCATCGCCGGGGGCGCCGTCCGGGCCGTGGTCCAGGCCGCCGGCATCACCGACATCCTGACCAAGAGCATCGGCTCGGCCAACAAGCTCAACCTGGTCAAGGCCGCCATCAACGGCCTGGAGCAGCTCCGCACGAAGGAAGAAGTCGCCCGGCTCCGTGGCGTCGAACTTTGAGGTAGATGACGATGCAGATCCACGACGTCCACGAAGGAATCCAGAAGCACAAGAAGCGCAAGCGGATCGGCCGCGGCGTCGGCTCCGGCCACGGCAAGACCAGCACCAAGGGACACAAGGGCCACTCCTCCCGCCAGGGCTACAAGCAGCACCCCCTGATGGAAGGCGGCCAGATGCCGATCGTCCGCCGGGTGCCGATCCGGGGCTTCTCCAACGGCCGGTTCAAGAAGGACTTCGCCATCCTCAACCTCGAGCTGCTCGAGGCCTTCTTCGACTCTGGCGCCACCGTCGACGAGGCCGTCCTCCGGGCTAAGGGCCTGGTCAAGGGCCGCCACGACGACGGCCTGAAGATCCTCGGCGACGGCACCCTGACCAAGGCCCTCACCGTCAAGGCCCAGAAGTTCTCCAAGACCGCCGCCGAGAAGATCGCCGCCGCCGGCGGCTCGATCGAGGTCGTCGGCTGATCACCCGATCGGACCACGCCGCCGGGCCGGATCGAGACGAGATCCGGCCCGGCGGCCGTCCCATTGGGAGCAAGCCCGACCGCCCCTCACGCGCCGGGGCGGACCTCGCCGTGCGCCCGGCCTTCGCACCGACCGCCGGCGATCTCCGGACCGACCGGGACGAATCCAAGGACGCTGTTTGAATCGCCGACGCCCCGCCCCGACGCGCACAGGAGCCGTCCTGCCGTGCAGAAGCTGAT carries:
- the rpmC gene encoding 50S ribosomal protein L29, with the protein product MTKPAELHEKDDEQLALLLKETQEQLFRLRLQSSTERLEAPSEMLKAKREIARIKTIQRQRELRAEAQAAGS
- the rplF gene encoding 50S ribosomal protein L6, with amino-acid sequence MSRIGRLPIPVPDAVKISLADTTIKVEGPKGSLSFTFREEMRVRHDADAKQILVERPDDERTSKALHGLTRTLINNMIKGVTEGYSKRLEIVGVGYQAQLKGPNTVNLQVGYANQVQVQAPEGVTVTVPDATHIQVTGADKQAVGEFAARVRRVRPPEPYKGKGIRYEGEQVRRKSGKAFGK
- the rpsH gene encoding 30S ribosomal protein S8; protein product: MMTDPIADMLTRIRNAVRIEKPFVDMPHSNEKRGIAQALKEEGYIWDFEEIDTVPARTLRLNLKYGPNGEKVISKIDRVSKPGRRIYSGYRELKPVQGGMGIHVLSTPKGIVSDRRARAEKVGGEVLALVY
- the rplE gene encoding 50S ribosomal protein L5, yielding MARLFEEYQKTIGPELAKKYGITNVMAVPKIEKVVLNMGVGRATQDKTILDTAVDTMGRVAGQKPVITKAKTSIAGFRLREGNEIGCKVTLRGMKMYEFLDRLINLVLPRIRDFRGVNPNSFDGNGNYTLGLSEQVVFPEIEADKITHTLGMDITIVTTTRNDDQARELLRAFGMPYRKPGSQRAG
- the rpsE gene encoding 30S ribosomal protein S5 gives rise to the protein MVSSDSRDRGEWTESVVAIRRCAAVVKGGRRFSFNALVVVGNGKGQVAWGYGKANEVPPAVEKGVKDAHKRMCRVQTRRGTIPHQVIGRYGAAKVIMLPASPGTGVIAGGAVRAVVQAAGITDILTKSIGSANKLNLVKAAINGLEQLRTKEEVARLRGVEL
- the rplO gene encoding 50S ribosomal protein L15: MQIHDVHEGIQKHKKRKRIGRGVGSGHGKTSTKGHKGHSSRQGYKQHPLMEGGQMPIVRRVPIRGFSNGRFKKDFAILNLELLEAFFDSGATVDEAVLRAKGLVKGRHDDGLKILGDGTLTKALTVKAQKFSKTAAEKIAAAGGSIEVVG
- the rpsQ gene encoding 30S ribosomal protein S17 yields the protein MSQPTPTNPAETSPTPRPRGRRKVEIGTVTSDKMDKTRRVEVSRLVPHPKYGKYQKRRTICYVHDEQNDTRVGDLVEIMESRPLSKQKRWRLVRILRKAPAHEEADARAAAGAQEPPAPGPAAE
- the rplN gene encoding 50S ribosomal protein L14; the protein is MIQMQTRLDVADNSGAKEVMCFKVLGGSASRYKRRTAGVGDVFIGSVKKAAPGADVKAGEVVRCVVVRTRFKTRRADGSYVRFDKNACVLISKENEPRGTRIFGAIARELREKQFMKIISLASEVV
- the rplX gene encoding 50S ribosomal protein L24, whose amino-acid sequence is MKVRSNDEVVVITGDDKGTRAKVLKVLPERGKVVVEGVNLVYKHVKPNQRNPQGGRLSKEMPVDVSNVMLFCPTCNGPARVGRRILDNGQKERHCKRCDSGLGTLGPPKPTRAKTQG
- the rplR gene encoding 50S ribosomal protein L18, which gives rise to MKGKNQRLHVQGQRLRRQRHVRKKLHGSAERPRLAIFRSSKHIYAQIINDDSATTLASAGTVEPSFRQESGYGGNKAAAAVVGKLVAERAKAAGIDKVCFDRRSYKYHGRIQALADAAREAGLEF